One Nostoc sp. UHCC 0302 DNA window includes the following coding sequences:
- the csaB gene encoding polysaccharide pyruvyl transferase CsaB gives MRALLSGYYGKGNGGDEALLATLLQMLPPDVTPVVLSGNPEETRDRYNVETYNRMAVLPVLQALRSCDALIWGGGSLIQDVTSTISPFYYGGLMVLAQKLGLKTVAWAQGIGPLLRPQTRYLARQTFGNCTKVSVRDRASASLLSDWQIPCILAPDPVWALESKPVPGLWDLPAPRVAVTLRSHPQLTEARLANLTRALVDFQKATQAFILLLPFQKSEDLIIAEAIQPHLKDVSKILSLEDPQLLKGVFRGVEMAIGMRLHSLIMAAAEGCRCFALSYDPKVNRLMEELAIPGWDLATLPDDTNLIGKTWMEHYANGDPLSSEQIQSLVDRALLHRELLSEALS, from the coding sequence ATGCGAGCGTTATTGTCTGGGTATTACGGTAAAGGTAATGGTGGTGATGAAGCTTTGTTAGCGACACTTTTGCAAATGTTACCACCTGATGTAACGCCTGTGGTACTTTCTGGTAATCCAGAGGAAACTCGCGATCGCTACAATGTAGAAACCTACAATCGCATGGCTGTTTTACCTGTACTGCAAGCTTTGCGCTCCTGTGATGCCTTGATTTGGGGCGGTGGGAGTTTAATTCAAGATGTTACTAGTACTATCAGCCCATTTTATTATGGCGGACTGATGGTATTAGCACAGAAATTAGGTTTGAAAACTGTTGCTTGGGCGCAGGGTATTGGCCCGTTGCTGCGTCCGCAAACTCGCTACTTAGCACGGCAAACCTTTGGCAATTGTACCAAAGTCAGTGTACGCGATCGCGCCAGTGCTAGTTTATTATCTGATTGGCAAATTCCTTGTATCCTTGCTCCTGACCCAGTTTGGGCGTTGGAATCTAAACCAGTACCAGGACTTTGGGATTTACCTGCGCCGAGAGTTGCTGTAACTTTGCGATCGCATCCCCAACTCACAGAAGCACGTTTAGCAAATCTGACTCGCGCATTGGTGGATTTTCAAAAAGCCACGCAAGCTTTTATTCTACTTCTGCCATTTCAAAAAAGTGAAGATTTAATTATTGCCGAAGCTATTCAACCGCATCTTAAAGATGTCAGCAAGATTTTGTCTCTCGAAGATCCGCAGCTTTTGAAAGGCGTGTTTCGTGGTGTCGAGATGGCAATTGGAATGCGTCTGCACAGCTTGATTATGGCAGCAGCTGAAGGTTGTCGTTGTTTTGCTCTGAGTTATGACCCCAAGGTAAATCGCCTCATGGAAGAGTTAGCAATACCTGGATGGGATTTAGCGACTTTACCAGATGATACTAATTTGATTGGTAAAACTTGGATGGAGCATTATGCTAATGGTGATCCACTTTCGTCTGAGCAAATCCAGTCTTTAGTGGATCGTGCTTTGTTGCACCGTGAGTTGTTGAGTGAAGCCTTAAGTTAG
- a CDS encoding DUF2499 domain-containing protein, with protein sequence MHALSIPTWIIHVSSVIEWIAAIWLIWTYGELTGNRNWWGLSLAMLPALVSAMCACTWHYFDNAESLEWLVTLQATMTLVGNFTLWAAAFLIWRSTNANTVTDAVEPKSIKSE encoded by the coding sequence ATGCACGCCCTTTCGATTCCCACCTGGATTATTCATGTTTCTAGCGTTATTGAGTGGATTGCCGCTATTTGGTTAATCTGGACTTACGGCGAACTCACAGGTAACCGCAATTGGTGGGGATTATCCCTGGCCATGTTACCAGCTTTGGTCAGCGCCATGTGTGCTTGTACTTGGCATTATTTCGATAATGCCGAATCTCTAGAATGGCTGGTAACGCTGCAAGCTACTATGACATTAGTTGGTAATTTTACGCTTTGGGCAGCGGCGTTTTTGATTTGGCGTTCCACCAATGCCAACACTGTAACTGATGCTGTTGAGCCAAAATCTATCAAATCAGAGTGA
- a CDS encoding DUF3593 domain-containing protein yields MMSKETLFALSLFPYLGFLWFISRSQQMPRLALYGFYGTLVFVAVTIPAGIYAVLHYGKSLADVDWLHGGAEVFLTLSNILIVVGFAQAVKQLKMKDAK; encoded by the coding sequence ATCATGTCTAAAGAAACCCTATTTGCGCTTTCACTGTTTCCCTACTTGGGTTTCTTGTGGTTTATCAGCCGCAGTCAGCAAATGCCGCGTTTGGCGCTATATGGATTTTACGGTACTCTCGTGTTTGTCGCCGTCACTATCCCCGCAGGAATTTACGCTGTATTACATTATGGCAAATCTTTAGCAGATGTGGATTGGTTGCACGGAGGTGCAGAAGTATTTTTGACGCTTTCTAATATCTTGATTGTGGTGGGTTTCGCGCAAGCAGTAAAACAATTAAAAATGAAGGATGCAAAATAA
- the hisA gene encoding 1-(5-phosphoribosyl)-5-[(5-phosphoribosylamino)methylideneamino]imidazole-4-carboxamide isomerase codes for MDVIPAIDLLEGRCVRLYQGDYERSQVFSENPVDVAKQWVEQGATRLHIVDLDGAKAGKVVNLGAIEAIAQAVSVPIEIGGGLRDQASVQQVFNLGVQWAILGTIAVEQPQLVQELCQEFPEKIIIGIDARNGRVATRGWLETSEVLATQLAVQMQELGAAAIIYTDIHRDGTLEGPNLEALRELAAAISIPVIASGGVSSVTDLLSLLALEPQGVTGVIVGRALYTGDILLKEALRAIGPGRIQDIPPNLDFSTFA; via the coding sequence ATGGACGTAATTCCAGCGATTGATTTACTAGAAGGTCGTTGTGTGCGACTGTATCAGGGAGACTATGAGCGATCGCAAGTTTTTAGCGAAAACCCTGTAGATGTTGCAAAACAGTGGGTTGAGCAGGGTGCAACTAGATTGCACATAGTTGATTTAGATGGTGCGAAAGCAGGTAAAGTAGTAAACTTAGGGGCAATTGAAGCGATCGCTCAAGCGGTATCAGTACCAATTGAAATTGGTGGAGGATTGCGCGATCAGGCTAGCGTTCAACAGGTTTTCAATTTAGGTGTACAGTGGGCAATTCTTGGAACCATTGCCGTAGAACAACCCCAACTAGTGCAAGAACTCTGTCAAGAATTTCCCGAAAAGATTATTATTGGTATTGATGCCCGTAACGGTCGAGTAGCAACTCGCGGTTGGTTAGAAACCTCGGAAGTTTTAGCAACCCAACTGGCTGTACAAATGCAAGAATTAGGCGCAGCCGCCATAATTTACACCGATATTCACCGAGATGGTACACTCGAAGGCCCGAATTTAGAAGCCTTGCGAGAACTAGCTGCGGCAATTTCTATTCCTGTAATAGCCTCTGGTGGAGTGAGTTCTGTTACCGATTTGTTGAGTCTGCTGGCGTTAGAACCACAAGGCGTAACTGGTGTAATTGTTGGACGTGCCTTGTATACTGGTGATATTTTACTTAAAGAAGCATTGCGAGCGATCGGGCCAGGGCGAATTCAAGATATTCCACCCAATCTAGATTTTTCTACCTTCGCTTAA
- a CDS encoding response regulator transcription factor, producing the protein MYTSESTKYSARADIGQTSRILVVEDEELIQEMLAVALEEEGYGVITAPDGRSAIEYLKSFEPSSGELPFDLVILDLMLPQINGLDICRLLRHQGNPVPILMLSAKGSETDRVLGLEVGADDYLTKPFSMRELVARCRALLRRQRLSSLPQLPVLKYKDVILNPQECRVVVRGQEVNLSPKEFRLLELFMSYARRVWSREQLLDQVWGPDFVGDSKTVDVHIRWLREKLEQDPSRPEYIVTVRGFGYRFG; encoded by the coding sequence ATGTACACCAGTGAATCAACTAAGTATTCTGCAAGAGCGGATATCGGACAAACCAGCCGTATCCTAGTAGTAGAAGATGAAGAACTGATCCAGGAAATGCTAGCTGTAGCATTAGAAGAGGAAGGTTATGGGGTGATAACTGCCCCCGATGGGCGATCTGCTATAGAGTATCTTAAAAGCTTTGAACCTAGCTCAGGAGAACTTCCCTTTGACTTGGTAATTCTTGATTTGATGCTGCCTCAGATCAATGGGTTAGATATTTGCCGCTTGCTGCGTCATCAAGGCAACCCAGTACCGATTTTAATGCTCAGTGCTAAGGGTAGTGAAACTGACCGCGTTTTGGGGCTAGAAGTGGGAGCAGATGACTACCTGACTAAACCCTTTAGTATGCGCGAATTAGTAGCGCGTTGTCGCGCTCTACTCCGCCGTCAACGCTTAAGTAGTTTGCCTCAACTGCCAGTATTAAAATATAAGGATGTGATCTTGAATCCTCAAGAGTGCCGCGTGGTGGTTCGTGGTCAAGAGGTGAATCTTTCTCCCAAAGAGTTCCGCTTGCTGGAACTGTTTATGAGTTATGCCCGCCGGGTATGGTCACGCGAGCAATTGCTAGATCAAGTTTGGGGGCCAGATTTCGTTGGGGATAGTAAAACTGTAGACGTTCATATCCGTTGGTTACGCGAAAAATTAGAGCAAGACCCCAGTCGCCCCGAATATATTGTGACTGTGCGAGGTTTTGGCTATAGATTTGGATAA